In Bicyclus anynana chromosome 13, ilBicAnyn1.1, whole genome shotgun sequence, a genomic segment contains:
- the LOC112044133 gene encoding esterase E4-like — protein MKPSSPLTVMLFIHGGGFMSGSGNDDLYGPDFFMSQNIILITINYRLDAIGFLNLGSKEVSGNAGMKDQVAALKWVQRNIAQFGGNPKKVTIFGSSAGGISCLLHCISPMTKGLFNRAIAMSGVPLMDFGLEFESIRRGFNLGKIMGYETKNATALLEFLQNAPAYQLLNTKPHVIIAEEYINHLGKMYQFGPVAEGDFGQERYLTDAFVMSLVNGNINDNDIMIGYSNNEGLFGISYYEDYLIDVYNKYPELLNPRRLLYYISAKDYLPLSDDIKDYYFGTKPISLDTMKEYVNYRSDTVEYQSLRYMRDVYRAYSKKKFLYRFSGDTERNFYSKDKVRYGLSGAGHRDIEMYLFHANSLKLPINTDSESFGIIKQLTTLFANYAKFGNPTPDSSLGVTWNEYDAKKESYLDIGSKLTPGTHPEANVIKFWRNLYEGANRFFYHVGVIPPTE, from the exons ATGAAGCCATCATCACCATTGACTGTCATGCTCTTCATCCACGGCGGAGGCTTCATGAGTGGTTCGGGCAACGACGACCTTTACGGACCCGATTTCTTCATGAGTCAAAACATAATTCTTATAACAATCAACTACAGGTTAGATGCTAtaggatttttaaatttgggtTCCAAGGAAGTTTCCGGGAATGCAGGAATGAAAGATCAAGTCGCGGCCTTGAAATGGGTGCAACGTAATATAGCACAGTTCGGTGGTAATCCGAAAAAAGTAACCATCTTTGGTAGTTCAGCCGGCGGTATCAGTTGTCTTCTACACTGCATATCACCGATGACTAAAGGATTGTTCAATAGAGCGATAGCTATGAGTGGCGTTCCCTTAATGGATTTCGGTCTTGAGTTTGAATCTATAAGACGAGGGTTTAATTTAGGAAAGATTATGGGCTACGAAACAAAGAATGCCACTGCGCTTCTTGAATTCTTGCAAAATGCTCCAGCGTATCAATTGCTTAACACCAAACCACATGTAATAATAGCGGAGGAATATATAAACCACCTTGGGAAAATGTATCAATTTGGACCGGTTGCAGAAGGAGATTTCGGCCAGGAGAGATACTTGACGGATGCATTTGTTATGTCACTTGTAAACGGAAATATTAACGACAATGATATAATGATAGGCTACTCAAATAATGAAGGTTTGTTCGGCATCTCTTACTACGAAGATTATTTAATCGATGTATACAACAAGTATCCTGAGTTGCTAAATCCAAGAAGATTACTGTACTATATCAGTGCAAAGGATTACTTACCGTTGTCTGATGATATTAAGGATTATTACTTTGGAACCAAACCTATAAGCCTGGATACGATGAAGGAATATGTTAACTACCGAAGTGATACGGTAGAATATCAATCATTGAGGTACATGAGAGACGTTTACAGAGCATATTCGAAAAAGAAATTCTTGTACCGGTTTTCTGGAGACACAGAAAGGAATTTTTACAGTAAAGACAAGGTTAGGTACGGGTTATCTGGAGCAGGCCACAGAGACATCGAGATGTATTTATTCCATGCCAACTCGCTCAAGTTGCCAATCAATACTGATAGTGAATCATTTGGAATAATTAAACAGTTAACCACTCTGTTTGCTAACTACGCCAAGTTCGG AAACCCAACACCTGACTCGTCACTCGGAGTAACATGGAACGAATATGACGCGAAAAAAGAGAGCTACTTGGACATTGGATCAAAACTGACTCCTGGAACTCATCCCGAGGCGAATGTGATAAAGTTCTGGCGAAACCTGTACGAAGGAGCGAACAGATTCTTCTACCATGTTGGCGTTATACCACCAACAGAATGA